The nucleotide window TGTGCTGTTTCCCGAGCCGGCCGATGCGCCGGCGCAACCGGCACCGCCTCTGCTCGACAGTGACCAGGTGAGCTGGGTTGCCTTGCGTGCTACGTTGATCGTCATGCCGGCCTTCTTGCTGGCGCTGATCGCCCCGGACCAGTACATGCCGCTGATCATGAAGGCAGTGAGCCTGGGGCAGCAGGCTGGTGAGACCCGCGCACGGCATGCCAGCCGCGAACTGATCGGCTCGACCTTGCTGGCCGGGTTGCTGGCGATATTGATGTGGGGCGCGTTGAGCCTGTTCGTGCACCTGTGGATGTTTTTCCTGTGGGTGCTGCTGTTCGTTCTCTGGCAGGGGCGCAGGCTCTACCGTGCGGTGGATACCAGGCAAAGCCCGGCGTACTGGGTGAGTTGCCTGACGACCATGCTGATCTTGCTGGGGCAGTCGGTGCAGGACAGCGCGGGCGGGCAGGATGTGTACCGCGCCTTTGCCGTACGCATGGCGCTGTTTCTGGCGGTGTCGGTGTATGCCAGTGCCATGCTGATCTGGATCGACCGGCTTCGGATGCGGCGTGGGCTTCTTCGCGGGTGAACCCGCTCCCACAGGAATCGCGTTGCCCATGGGATCACGCAATTCTTGTGGGAGCGGGTTTACCCGCGAAGAGGCCAGCCCAGGAAAACCTAGGGCTTCCAGTCAACCCCACTCTCTTCCAGGTAGGCATCCACCGCTGCCCCAACAGTGGGATGAAATGCCGACTCCCCCATATGCTCGAACAACTCGAACTGCCGCATCTTGTCCTTTACCGGGTCCTTCATCTCGGCAAACTGCAACTCCACCCCCCGCGCCTCCAGCGCCCGGTCCAGTTCGGCCAGCATGTCCGCCGAGGTGATATCTATGCTGGTCACCGGCTCTGCCGCGATCACCAGCCGTTGTACCGAGGTAGGCGATGCATCCACCGCCGCCATCACTGTGCTCTGGAACTGTTCGGCATTGGCAAAGAACAGCGGGGCATCCCAACGCAGCAGCACCAGCCCCGGAATGCGTCGGGCCTGTGGATAACGCTGCACATCATGGTAACCGCGGGTGCCATCCACCCGTCCCAGCACCGCATGATGCGGCCGCCAGCCGTCCCACAGGAATTCGATCACTGATATCGCCACGGCAATGCCGATACCGGGAATCGCCCCGAACACCGCCACACCGACGAAACAGGTGAACGACAGCCAGAATTCCCATTGCTGCATGCGGAAGATGCGCTTGAGGTCGGCGAACTCGAACAGGCCCAATGCTGCGGCAATCACCACTGCCGCCAGGGCGCTGTTGGGCAGGTGTTGCATCAGGTTGGGCGCCACCAGCAGCAACAGGGTCACCGCCAGCGCGCCGATGATGCCGGTGAGCTGGGTCTGCGAGCCGGCCGCTTCGGCCACGGGGGTGCGTGACGAGCTGCTGCTGATGGGGATGCCCTG belongs to Pseudomonas asiatica and includes:
- a CDS encoding DUF2955 domain-containing protein, with the translated sequence MPIELRRLRALRLAWGVALCLAVSFGIGLPVPILAPVFAVLLLAMRSQPLPLRAAPALAGLVLLACGSGLLLIPLLRHAPVSGVLLVSVGVFLTLRYALKGGNGLLANLLVIGLTMIAAAGTSDFSLALSVVEALAKGMLLAVLGTAAAHVLFPEPADAPAQPAPPLLDSDQVSWVALRATLIVMPAFLLALIAPDQYMPLIMKAVSLGQQAGETRARHASRELIGSTLLAGLLAILMWGALSLFVHLWMFFLWVLLFVLWQGRRLYRAVDTRQSPAYWVSCLTTMLILLGQSVQDSAGGQDVYRAFAVRMALFLAVSVYASAMLIWIDRLRMRRGLLRG